A single Pirellulales bacterium DNA region contains:
- a CDS encoding DUF1573 domain-containing protein has translation MTVAGGHTKFALVWFKDPLLLRASKMGEDRPLEFRAGLAAMLLSAAVVIAGCGKATVAEPVDAVTSGPQNAVATDHPEPSPVVFEHDAGAVVAGATVSHSFTFTNPSADELVVERDEDIGRNCGCTKLLLSSRHLLPGETATVDVSVDTTAQIGPIQKGGSILWTAARGSRHTARYIIKCDVTMAFELEPESLSFGADDVLQGAVRAVHLRSSLPIDWMSIAAASTSTAFEVVSCSGDSGGGGVCRVKCVALADVEGEQALAKISAKLQTSSGKAPQSTSSVLPLFFRRVIGLESHPRLAAVRVGSDGIGKTKLLLSGPKLASQPISSVAAEGFEVEWQWAPARSDAGFLTARLRVQSRADAPPPRRGDLAVTCGPGEPLLVPFRIVK, from the coding sequence TTGACAGTTGCTGGCGGCCACACTAAATTCGCGCTGGTTTGGTTCAAAGACCCTCTGCTATTGCGAGCATCGAAAATGGGCGAAGACAGGCCTCTCGAATTCCGTGCCGGCTTGGCTGCAATGCTGTTGAGTGCGGCAGTGGTGATCGCTGGCTGCGGCAAGGCCACCGTCGCGGAACCCGTCGACGCCGTCACGTCGGGGCCGCAGAATGCGGTCGCGACCGATCACCCAGAGCCGTCGCCTGTGGTGTTTGAACACGACGCGGGGGCGGTCGTCGCCGGGGCGACCGTTTCTCACTCATTCACTTTCACGAATCCGTCCGCCGACGAGCTCGTCGTCGAGCGTGACGAAGACATCGGGAGAAACTGCGGTTGTACCAAACTGCTTCTGAGCAGCCGGCATCTCCTTCCCGGCGAAACCGCGACAGTCGACGTTTCCGTCGACACGACGGCGCAAATTGGCCCGATCCAAAAGGGCGGCTCCATTCTCTGGACGGCGGCTCGCGGATCTCGGCACACGGCGAGGTACATCATTAAGTGCGACGTGACGATGGCGTTCGAGCTAGAGCCGGAGTCGTTGTCGTTCGGTGCTGACGACGTGCTGCAAGGTGCGGTCAGAGCGGTTCACTTGCGGAGCAGTCTGCCCATCGACTGGATGTCGATCGCCGCCGCCAGCACTTCCACGGCGTTCGAGGTCGTCTCGTGCAGCGGCGATTCCGGGGGGGGGGGGGTCTGCCGCGTAAAATGCGTGGCGCTGGCCGATGTAGAAGGCGAGCAGGCCCTCGCGAAAATCTCCGCGAAGTTACAAACCTCGAGCGGCAAGGCCCCGCAAAGCACGTCGAGCGTCCTGCCACTTTTCTTCCGCCGCGTGATCGGTCTCGAATCGCATCCGCGACTAGCGGCCGTGCGCGTCGGCAGCGATGGCATTGGCAAGACGAAACTTTTGCTCAGCGGGCCAAAGCTGGCGTCGCAACCGATCAGCTCCGTCGCTGCGGAAGGGTTTGAGGTTGAATGGCAGTGGGCGCCGGCGCGATCGGACGCCGGTTTCCTGACAGCTCGGCTACGTGTTCAATCACGCGCGGATGCCCCGCCCCCACGGCGCGGCGATCTGGCCGTCACTTGCGGGCCTGGAGAGCCCCTGCTGGTGCCGTTCAGGATTGTTAAATAG